The Neurospora crassa OR74A linkage group IV, whole genome shotgun sequence genome has a segment encoding these proteins:
- a CDS encoding MFS transporter, with amino-acid sequence MMTASSRHDSVGKQRSEAVDGQDGRGWARGSRSGAGRGTGTGSDGKNPEQSQNGQRATNGGDGNGAGQDDKDNGRRSPQSQRMSHQLLDSHLSSSKAKDHDLMATDSDLDLDLDTDSESDTTDSEEDRRISTELHREVFFSAVGEEETYELTSTKKKPKGKRKKGNRRRGTSKFPDLDDESVSTTTSGKSVQLRYTPDEERAVVNKFDRKLVLFVALLYMLSFLDRSNIGNARIAGMEEDLQSTPPKDGWYEWALTAFYIAYICFEWMSLLWRLIPAHIYVSIIVLCWGLTASLQAVAVNYPMLIFLRTILGIGEAAFTGVPFYLSFFYKRHELALRTAVFISAAPLATSFASFLAWAILKLGEVSPVRPWRLLFLIEGFPSVIVAVLAWHIIPDSPQTARYLTRREKKVAALRLRSWSSSSSSPFSHSSAGPGLKTSDILTTLVSPTVWLTAAIFFLTNLAYSSLPVFLPTILTSMNHTPLMSQALSAPPYLCAFITVLCTASLSDRYHSRSTPLIFHALLSALGYSVLAFSQSLGLEPGSWVRYLAIYPAAIGFFNVVVLTIAWSINNQRTEGGKGMGFALMQVLGQCGPLVGTRLYPAKEGPFWKRGMGVCAGAMVGVAFLAVLLRAYLARKNRKLEEETAYEGVGQDEEEGLVGGGGGGEREGGSREERFRYML; translated from the exons ATGATGACGGCCTCCTCTCGGCATGACTCGGTAGGAAAACAAAGGAGTGAGGCAGTTGATGGACAGGATGGGCGGGGATGGGCACGTGGGAGTCGGTCTGGGGCCGGGagaggaacaggaacaggaagtgATGGGAAAAATCCAGAACAAAGTCAAAACGGTCAGAGAGCGACAAACGGCGGTGATGGAAACGGTGCCGGTCAGGACGACAAAGACAATGGACGACGAAGCCCGCAGTCGCAGCGAATGAGCCACCAACTTCTAGATTCACATTTGTCGTCATCCAAAGCAAAGGATCACGATCTCATGGCGACGGACTCcgacttggacttggacttggacaCGGACTCGGAATCGGACACCACAGACTCGGAAGAAGACCGCCGAATATCAACCGAACTCCACCGGGAAGTCTTCTTCAGTGCTGTTGGTGAGGAAGAGACGTATGAGTTGACTTCGACCAAAAAGAAGCCCAAGGGAAAGCGCAAGAAGGGCAACAGGAGAAGGGGAACTAGCAAGTTCCCAGACCTGGATGATGAAAGTGTTAGCACGACAACGAGCGGTAAAAGTGTCCAGCTGCGATACACGCCAGATGAAGAAAGAGCAGTGGTAAACAAGTTTGATCGTAAACTGGTGCTTTTCGTGGCCCTGCTTTATATGTTGAGCTTTTTGGATCGGTCTA ACATTGGAAACGCCCGTATCGCGGGTATGGAAGAAGACCTCCAGTCCACTCCTCCCAAGGATGGTTGGTACGAGTGGGCTCTAACAGCCTTTTACATCGCCTACATCTGCTTCGAATGGATGTCCCTTCTCTGGCGCCTCATACCCGCCCACATCTATGTCTCCATCATCGTTCTCTGCTGGGGCTTGACGGCGTCGCTTCAAGCCGTGGCAGTCAACTACCCCATGCTCATTTTTTTGCGCACAATTCTGGGTATCGGCGAGGCGGCCTTTACCGGAGTGCCCTTTTACTTATCGTTCTTTTACAAGCGGCATGAGTTAGCTCTTAGGACGGCCGTGTTTATATCAG CCGCCCCCCTAGCAACCAGCTTCGCCTCCTTCCTAGCCTGGGCCATTCTGAAGCTAGGCGAAGTGTCTCCCGTCCGCCCCTGGCGTCTCCTTTTTCTGATAGAAGGTTTCCCCtccgtcatcgtcgccgtGCTCGCCTGGCACATCATCCCTGACTCCCCGCAAACCGCTCGCTACCTCACCCGTCGCGAAAAGAAAGTCGCCGCTCTCCGTCTCCGGTcctggtcctcctcctcctcctcccccttttctcaTTCTTCTGCCGGTCCGGGCCTCAAAACAAGCGACATCCTAACAACCCTCGTCTCCCCCACCGTCTGGCTCACCGCCgcaatcttcttcctcaccaACCTCGCCTACTCCTCCCTTCCCGTCTTCCTCCCCACCATCTTGACGTCCATGAACCACACGCCCCTCATGTCCCAAGCCCTTTCCGCCCCTCCCTACCTTTGCGCTTTTATCACAGTCCTCTGTACCGCCTCCCTCTCCGACCGCTACCACAGCCGTTCCACCCCTTTGATCTTCCACGCCCTCCTTTCCGCCCTCGGTTATTCTGTTCTTGCCTTTTCCCAGTCTCTCGGCTTGGAACCGGGTAGCTGGGTCAGGTATCTGGCCATTTATCCTGCCGCGATCGGGTTTTTCAAcgtggtggtgttgacgaTTGCGTGGAGTATCAATAACCAGCGGACTGAAGGCGGAAAGGGAATGGGGTTTGCGTTGATGCAGGTCCTGGGACAGTGTGGACCGCTTGTGGGAACGAGATTGTATCCCGCGAAGGAGGGGCCGTTCTGGAAGAGGGGGATGGGGGTTTGTGCTGGGGCGATGGTGGGAGTTGCTTTCCTGGCGGTTTTGTTGAGGGCATACCTAGCGAGGAAGAATAGGAAACTCGAGGAGGAGACTGCCTATGAAGGTGTGGGgcaagatgaggaggaggggttggttggtggtggtggtggtggtgaaagggagggaggaagtaGGGAAGAGAGGTTTAGGTATATGTTGTAA